TGCGGAGTGGTTGCCTGAGCCCGAGTAGATGACGGCGCGAGCAGGATCGGTGTTTTGGGTAACGCCAATGTCGAAGAAGCGGTCGCGCACGAAATCGGTGCTTTTAATCTTGTAGGTGGACCTCTCGAACAGGCCTGTAACCGGCAGGTTTACCGCACCGGGGATGTGGCCGGCTTTGAGGTCGAATAGCTCACGGCGTCCGCTGTAACGGCTGGTGCCGCGGGCGTCGATAAGCAAGCCTGCGAAGCTTTTCACCTCGTCGATTGTTTTCGTCGGCATCGAGTGCGGCTGCGGCTCGACCCGTGAGGAAACAGTGATGTTGCCGGGTCCAGCGACCGTATCGAAGCCTGCCGCCTCCCACGCATGGAAGCCACCGTTGACAATGTAGACGTCGTCGATGCCCAACCACCGCAGCAACCACCATGCGCGCGCCGCGTACAGCCCATTACCCGAATCATAAATGTAGGTTGGTGTTGCCTTGTGCAAACCCCAGCTTCGGGCAGCTTTTGTGAGAGTGCTTATCGACGGCATCGGGTTGCGCCCCACTTGACGTCCCGGCAGCCCCGCCAACGCATGCGAAGGATCGCAGAATTGCGCGGTCGGGATGTGCTCAGACTGAAACTTCGACCACGCCTTCGTTTCCTCGGCCTCCCACAAAACGGCGATAACCGATTGGTTCGGCCCGGAAGCGATGCGTTCGTGCAGTTCTTCGACGGATACAAAGACGCTCATGCGCACCAGTCTAAAGTCTTACCCGTTCAGGCGCGCCCCGGCGAAGCGGCTAGGCGGTGTAACCGGGGGCAAGCTGGATGACTCCTTCGTCTTCCAAGCCGTCCAACCACTGCGTGATGCCCTCGCGCGGGCAGTCCGCCCCAATGCTGGCGGCGAGCATGCCGCCCGGGCCCATCTCCACGCGGCAACCGAAGGCCAGCAAAGTCTCCGCGATGTCTTGCGGCTGCTCCTCATTC
The Corynebacterium sp. BD556 genome window above contains:
- a CDS encoding sulfurtransferase, with translation MSVFVSVEELHERIASGPNQSVIAVLWEAEETKAWSKFQSEHIPTAQFCDPSHALAGLPGRQVGRNPMPSISTLTKAARSWGLHKATPTYIYDSGNGLYAARAWWLLRWLGIDDVYIVNGGFHAWEAAGFDTVAGPGNITVSSRVEPQPHSMPTKTIDEVKSFAGLLIDARGTSRYSGRRELFDLKAGHIPGAVNLPVTGLFERSTYKIKSTDFVRDRFFDIGVTQNTDPARAVIYSGSGNHSALLLAAMEHVGLPVPCHFVGGWSQWSADRSNPVASDL